TGCCTTGGATAAGCTCAGCATCGAGGGAGGCGTGCGCCTGGACGGCGAGGTGCGTGTCTCCGGTTCCAAGAACGCTGCGCTGCCGATTCTGGCCGCGACCCTCCTCGTCGACTCGCCGGTGGTCCTCGGCAACGTGCCGCATCTGCGGGACGTCACCACCACCGTCGCCGTGCTCTGTCGCCTCGGCTGCCAGGTCACGGTGGACGAGCGCATGTTGGTGGAGGTCGACGCCAGTGGCGTGAACAGCGTCGAGGCGCCCTACGAGCTGGTGCGCACCATGCGCGCGTCCATCCTCGTGCTCGGTCCCCTGTTGGCGCGCTTCGGCCGCGCGGACGTCTCCCTGCCCGGGGGCTGCGCCATCGGCGCCCGGCCCGTCGACCTGCACGTCTCGGGACTGCGTCGCCTGGGCGCCGAGGTCACCGTGGAAGGCGGCTACATTCGCGCGCGCACCCCGAACGGCCTGCGTGGCAACACCATCGTCTTCGACACCGTCACCGTGACGGGCACGGAGAACCTCATGATGGCGGCCGTGTTCGCCGAGGGGGAGACCGTGCTCGAGAACGCGGCGCGCGAACCCGAGGTGACGGCGCTGGCGGAGTTTTTGACCTCCTTGGGGGCCAAGATCGAAGGCGCCGGATCGGCCCGCCTCGTGATCCAGGGCGTCGACCGCCTGCGCCAACCGGCAGCTTCTGCCTTCGATGTACCGGCCGATCGCATCGAGTGCGGCACCTATCTGCTGGCCGCCGCGATCACCGGCGGCCGGGCGCGCATGCTTCGCGCACGACCGGAGGATCTCGACGCGGTGCTGGAGAAGCTGCGCGAAGCCGGTGCCGAGGTGGCCTGCGGCGAGGACTGGATCGAGGTGGACATGGGCGGTCGTCGGCCGCAGCCCGTCAGCATCCGAACCTCGCCCTACCCGGGGTTCCCCACGGACATGCAGGCCCAGTTCATGGCCCTCAACAGCGTGGCCGACGGCGTCGCCACGGTGGAGGAGACGGTGTTCGAGAATCGTTTCATGCACGCCCTGGAGCTGCAGCGGATGGGGGCGCGGATCGATCTGCGCGGCAACACGGCGGTGATCGAAGGCGTCGAGCGCCTCGAGGCGGCGCCGGTGATGGCCACGGACCTGCGCGCGTCGGCGAGCCTGGTGCTGGCCGGCCTGGTCGCCCAGGGCGAGACGGTGGTCGATCGGATCTACCACATCGATCGCGGCTACGAGTGCATAGAGGAGAAGCTCGGCCAGCTGGGGGCGCGGATTCGACGCGTCAGCTAGCTACCGCGCGGGCGTTCCTTCACCCGGGCTTGCACCTCCAGCGGTACGCCCTGGCGCTCCACCTGCACGCGCACGAGGCTGCCCGGCGAGAGGCGTGCGACGTGACCGAGGGCCTCGCGCGGAGTCAGAACCGGCCGATCGTCCATGGTGAGGACCACATCGCCCGCGCGCAGACCGGCCCGCGATGCAGGCCCATGGGGCATCACGCTCGATAGGTAGACGCCGCCGCGTCCGGCGGCAAGGCCCAGCTCCTGCTCCTGGCCGGGTTGGATAGGGGAGACGTGCACGCCCAGCCAGCCGCGAATCACCCGCCCGTGCTCCAGCAGTTCGCGCATCACGCCGCGGGCCAGGTCGATGGGAATCGCAAAGCCGATACCCTCGGAGTCGAAGCCCGTCCCGGCCGCGAACATGGCCGTGTTCACGCCGACCAGATCGCCGGCCACGTTGACCAGGGCGCCGCCCGAGTTGCCGGGGTTGATGGGCGCGTCGGTCTGGATGAAGTTCTCGAACAGGCTCAGCCCGAGCTGAGATCGGCCCGTCGCGCTGACGATGCCTTGGGTGACGGTCTGGCCGATGCCGAAGGGATTGCCGATGGCGAGGACGACATCGCCGGTGCGCAGGCGCGAGGAGCGGCCGAGGCTGATCACGGGCACCGGGCGCAGGTCGATCCGCAGGAGGGCCAGGTCCGTGTCCGGATCGCTACCGAGCACCGTGGCGGTGGTGACCCGACCGTCGGTCAGCGCGACCTTCACCGAGGCGTTGCCGCGCACGAGGTGCTCATTGGTCAGCACGTGGCCCTCGTCGCTGACGATCACGCCGGAGCCGAGACCGCTGGCGCTGGGCGTGGTGGCGACGTCGAAGGTGGCCGTCGTCTCGGGGTCGCCGAAGCCGGTGTAGACGTTGACCACGGCCGGCGCCGAGCGCTCGACCGCATCGGCGTAGGAGGCCGGCGCCGATGCGGCGTAGATGCGTGATCCGGTTGGAGCTAGGAGATCCGGTCGCATCGCTACGATGACAAAAGCTGCCGCCAGCCCGGCCACCACGGACTGAGGGATGAAGGCGAGCCTGCTCGCCCAGCGGCGGCGACGATCGGTGTCACTCATAGGAGCGCCAGTCTACTGCACCCCGTCCGGTTGATCGGGTCATCGAAGTCCCAAGTTTCGACGCTAGGGTTTTTCCCGGTCTCGGTGACTCCAAACGGCCCTATCAGCCGAAAAAGGCAACGCGGCGTGAGCGATTCCATCAGCGCTGGCAATCGCGACTCGGGCTCCTGCTGATGGTAGGTGTCTCGGGAACCGTGAGCTGGTGCAGGAATCAGTGTCTGGGGCGCACCCAACGGTCTGAGCAGTGTGTATAATCCCGCCGCTCAGCACCGGGACAGGCGGTCCCAACCACGGACTTTTCGCAGCTC
This DNA window, taken from Pseudomonadota bacterium, encodes the following:
- a CDS encoding trypsin-like peptidase domain-containing protein, producing MSDTDRRRRWASRLAFIPQSVVAGLAAAFVIVAMRPDLLAPTGSRIYAASAPASYADAVERSAPAVVNVYTGFGDPETTATFDVATTPSASGLGSGVIVSDEGHVLTNEHLVRGNASVKVALTDGRVTTATVLGSDPDTDLALLRIDLRPVPVISLGRSSRLRTGDVVLAIGNPFGIGQTVTQGIVSATGRSQLGLSLFENFIQTDAPINPGNSGGALVNVAGDLVGVNTAMFAAGTGFDSEGIGFAIPIDLARGVMRELLEHGRVIRGWLGVHVSPIQPGQEQELGLAAGRGGVYLSSVMPHGPASRAGLRAGDVVLTMDDRPVLTPREALGHVARLSPGSLVRVQVERQGVPLEVQARVKERPRGS
- the murA gene encoding UDP-N-acetylglucosamine 1-carboxyvinyltransferase; amino-acid sequence: MDKLSIEGGVRLDGEVRVSGSKNAALPILAATLLVDSPVVLGNVPHLRDVTTTVAVLCRLGCQVTVDERMLVEVDASGVNSVEAPYELVRTMRASILVLGPLLARFGRADVSLPGGCAIGARPVDLHVSGLRRLGAEVTVEGGYIRARTPNGLRGNTIVFDTVTVTGTENLMMAAVFAEGETVLENAAREPEVTALAEFLTSLGAKIEGAGSARLVIQGVDRLRQPAASAFDVPADRIECGTYLLAAAITGGRARMLRARPEDLDAVLEKLREAGAEVACGEDWIEVDMGGRRPQPVSIRTSPYPGFPTDMQAQFMALNSVADGVATVEETVFENRFMHALELQRMGARIDLRGNTAVIEGVERLEAAPVMATDLRASASLVLAGLVAQGETVVDRIYHIDRGYECIEEKLGQLGARIRRVS